The candidate division WOR-3 bacterium DNA window CTCCTCCTTTTTATTTTATGGTTTTTTAAAAATAATTTCAATATCTCCATTATCAGCTCCCTACATATATAAATATAGGCACAAAAAAAAGTCAAGGGGAATTTTTGGCTCTTTTAACTTTAAAAATTCGCTATAAATCCAACCTATTTTAAAGTAATAAAAGCAACCGATTTATAAGTTCTTAATTTTCAATAACTTAAATCAATTTTCCAGTTTCCTGTATGGAAACTTTTTATTTTGCCCAAAAATTAGGTAAGTATTTGAAATTTAAAGATTTAAATCAATTCTACCTTGTGGATAGGGGGCTATATAGTATATAGCCTTGGAGACCGCCTTGGATTTGGTTTTTTTGAGACTTTATTGTAAATTTTTCTATAATTTTACTTTTAGATTATTTAAAATTTTTTGGTTGAGAAATTTGTTGTTAATTTAAAAAGTGTTATTTATGATGGAAAAGTAGTTATCCTAAAAAAAAAAGGTAGTTTAAGATTATTTCTTAACAATCAATAAAAGAAAATAAGATAACCTATTTGGCAGACTTTTCTGATATTTTCTTTGATTGTTTTAATACTCAATAACTTGATTTTTCTTTTCTTCTCTCTATAATTGAGTATGGCAAAAGAATTGGTTAATTTAGTTTTGGATTATTTAAAAACTTTAAATGTTTCTTATGGTGATGTCCGATTGGTAAGAATTCAAGAAGAAGTAATTCGTCAAGAAAATGGCAAGGTAAATCTAATAAGACAGGAAGAGGATTTAGGGATTGGTATTCGGGTTATTAAAGATGGTGCCTGGGGGTTTGCGGCAACTGCTCTTTTGACAAAAGAAGAGGTAATGAAAACAGCAAAACTTGCCTGTCAAATTGCCGAATCTTCTGCCAAGTTAAAAAAAGAAGATGTTAGATTAAGTGAGATTACACCAGTAAAAGATACCTATCAAACACCAATTGAGATTGACCCATTTTCGGTCTCTTTGGAAGAGAAGATTAATCTCTTAATGGAGTGTGATGAGATAATGAAAAAGGTGAAAGGGTTAAGAAAACGGGAAGGAGAGTTATATTTTTATAAGAAGTATCAAATCTTTGCTTCAACAGAAGATAGTTTTATTGAACAGACAATCTATCATACCGGTGGTTATATTTTGGCTGAAGCAGTAAAAGGGACGGTTACTGGTTCTCGTTCTTATCCTGGAATGATTGGCGGTCATTATAAGGCAAAGGGGTATGAATTTATTAAAGAATTAAAATTGAAAGAAAATTGTGAACGGGTAGCAGAAGAGGCAGTTGCTTTAACAAAAGCAAGAGAATGTCCTAATATGGAAACTGATATTATTCTTGATGGCACAATGGTTGCTATTCAAGTGCATGAAACAGTTGGTCATCCGACAGAACTTGACCGGGTTTTAGGAACCGAAGTATCCTTGGCAGGAACAAGTCATTTGACAATTGATAAGTTAAATAAATTCCAATTTGCCAGTGAAATTGTTAGTATAACGGCAGATGCAACGATCCCCGGTGGTTTAGGGACTTTTGGTTATGATGATGAAGGGGTAAAGGCACAAAAGGTTTTTCTAATAAAAGATGGAATTTTCTGCGGTTATTTGACATCAAGGGAAACTGCGGTTGTTTTAAATCAAACCAGTAATGGTACAATGCGGGCTGATTCTTGGAAATCCATTCCCTTAATTAGAATGACAAATATTAATCTCTTACCAGGAACTTGGGAATTGGAAGACTTATTTGCTGATACCAAAGAAGGGGTATATTTTGAATCGGCGGGCTCACCAAGTATTGATGATAAAAGGTTAAATTATCATATCTCGTCAGAAATTGGTTGGATTATCAAAAATGGCAAAAAGACCGAAATGATAAGAAGACCTTCTTTTTCGGCTATTTCTTATGAACTTTGGCGGAAATGTGATGCGATTTGTAATGAGAAATATTGGGAAGTTTGGGGAGTGCCTAATTGTGGCAAAGGAGACCCAACTCAAGTAATGCATGTTGGTCACGGTGCAAGCCCAGCAAGATTTCGCAAAGTAAAAATTGGAGGTTAATATGTTGAAAAAAGAACAGGTAAATGAGATTATTAAGATTGCTAAAAAATATTTAAAAGGTTTAGAATGGGAAATTGGTATCGATTCAACAAATACGGGCACTACCCGTTTTGCCAATTCAATTATCCATCAGAATATGGGTGTCCATCGTCCTTTTATGTGGGTAAGAATAATAAATAAGAAGAGAATCGGAAGTTCCACCACCACTGATTTGAGTGAAGAAGGAATTAAAAATCTTATCGAAAGGGCAATAAATTTAAGTAAAAGTAAATACGCACCAAAATTAGAAACCTCTTTACCTAAGAAAACTAAAATAGAAAAAGTGAGCAAGAAAATCGTTATCTCGCCAAAAGAACGGGAAGAAGCAGTAGCAAAAATTGTTCAGGTCTGTAAGAAAAATAATCTAAATGCCTTTGGCGTTATCCACACAATAAATAGTTCTTTAGCAATTTTTAATAGCAATGGTGTTAACAATTATGCTCTTTTAAATTGGACATACACAACAATTACCGCAATGAACGAAAGTGCTTCGGGTTTTTCCTTTGCTATTGAGAAAGATTTTCATAAGATTGACTTTAAAGAATTGGCAAATATTGCGTGTGAAAAGGCACTAATGGCAAAAAATCCGAAAGATATCGAACCGGGAAAATATACTGTCTTCTTAGAGGAACCAGCCGTTGCTGAAATAATCTCTTTCCTTGCTTGGTTAGAATTTGGGGCTAAAAGATTTTACGAAAAGACTTCTCTGATTTCTAAAAAGATTGGCAAGAAGATAACCGGTAAAAATGTCACTATTTATGATGACTGGACAAATAAATTAACTTTGGGTATTCCTTTTGATTTTGAAGGTGTAAAAAGAAATAAGGTTATCTTGATTAAGAATGGAATTGCCAAAGGAGTAGTTACCGATTCTTATTTTGCTAAAAAATTAAAGATGAAAAATACTGGCCATTCTTTAATGCAACCAGCACCTTGGGGACCTTTTCCATTAAATTTGGTATTTGAGAAGGGAGATAAGAAAAAAGAAGAAATGCTAAAAAGCATTGATAAAGGAATCTATGTAACAAGATTCTGGTACACAAGGGTTGTTGACCCAGATAGAACTTTGATTACCGGAATGACGAGAGACGGAACTTATTTTATTGAAAAGGGTAAAATTGCTTATCCGATAAAAAATATGAGATTTCTTATTAATATCTATGAGACCTTAGAGAATGTAAAAATGATATCAAAAGAGCAGAAATATTATGGTGAAGAACTCTTCGGTGTGGTTGCACCTGCATTAGTAATTGAAAATTTCAATTTCCAAAGCAAGACTGAATATTGAACATATTTTTAAAATCAATAATTTATTTAGTTTTGTTTTCTTTCTTACATTTTATCTATGATTTAACCAATTTAGATTTTCTTAAACCAATCTCGGGAATTAACGAATCAGTATATCAACATCTCAAAATGGCTTTCTTTGCTTATTTCTTTGTTTCCATAATTGAGTATTTGATAATTAAAAAGAAGATAGCAAAAAGAGATAGTTTTTGGTATTCCCGATTACTATCAACCAATATTATTCCTTGGCTTACTTTTTCTGTTTGGTATTTAGTGCCGGCAACGATTGGAAAATTGAAATCAGCAACCATAGAAATAATTTGGGCAATTTTGGCAACCTATATCTCTGGACTTTTTACTATCCTTATCGAAAGAGACACAGAAAACTTAACTTTCTCTATCCGTTTTAAGATAATTATTCTTATCCTCTTTTTCGTATCCCTTTTTCTATTTGTCAAATTTACCTATTCTTTACCTTGGATTGACCTTTTTGTAAATCCGGAAACTTTATAAATTTATTTCTTTTTGGAAAAAATATAATATAAAACTGGAATAAAAATTAAAGTTAAGATAGTTGAAAATAAAAGACCACCAATCACACTTATTCCTAAGGGCGACCATAATTCGCTTCCTTCTCCTAATTTTAATGCCAAAGGTAATAAACCAAAAATCGTTGTTAAGGCGGTCATCAAAATGGGTCTTAATCTTACTTGGCAACCTTTAATCACTGCCTCTTTTAAAGACATCCCTTCTTTTCTTATCAATTGATTTACATAATCAACATAGACAATTCCATTATTAACGACAATGCCAACTAAAACTAAAACACCAATACCGGAAATTAAAGAGAAGGTTGTATTGGTGATAAAAAGTATAAAAATAACGCCGATAATTGCCAAAGGAACAGTAAACATAATCACAAAGGGATATAAAAAGGATTCAAACTGGGCAGACATTATCATATAAACTAAAATTATTGCAATCAAAATGGCAAAAAATAAATCTCGATAAGATTTTACCATTTCTTCATAGGCACCGGTAATTTTTATTGAGAAGCCAATTGGCTTATCTAATTTATCAATAATATTTTTTACCTTCATTGCTACCCTGCCTAATGATTGACCAACAACATTACCCGTAATTGTTGCTACCCTTTGGGTATTTTTATGTTCAATTACCCCTGGCGCCTTTGCCAATCTTATTTCAGCAATATCCTTTAATAAAACTTGACCAAATTGACTATTAACAAAGATATTCTCAATGTTTCTTATATCATCAATATCTTCCCTCTTTAACTTCAAAATTATCTCGTATTCCTTTCCACCTGTGCGATATTTGGTTGCTACTTCGCCAACCATCTTTGTCCTCAAAGCATAACCAATTTGATAAGGGGTTAAACCGTATAAAATTGCCTTATTTCTATCAACAACAAATTGAATTTCTGGTTCTGCCTCTTCCAAACTACCTTTTAGGTCTACTAAATAAGGTATTGTCTCAATAGCACTTATTATTTTTTTTGTTAATTCTCGGGCATTTTCTAAATCATCACCATAAATCTCAATATTTAAATTACTTCCGCCCATACCAGCAAATTGGACATAACCTCTCGTGGAAGCAACCCTAACTTTTAAGCCTGGTATCTCTTTTGCCTTTTTTCTAATATCTTCTTCCAGTTCTTTTATCCTTCCTTTCTTCTCTCTTTTTAATACCAAAGTAATTACGCCGCTGCTTGTCTTTATATCCTGGGCGATTGTTTGATAGATAGAAGCCGCACCACCAATTTGGGTAACAATACCATCTAAATCATTTTCATATTTTTCCATAATATATTTCTCTAATTCACTTATCGCCTTATCAGCAGTGTAAAGATTTGTGCCAATGGGCATTTCGGCATTCACTTCTAATCTTCTAATCTGCTGCTCAGGAAAGAATTCAAAACCAATTACTGCTAAAAGAGAAAGGGAGAGAATAAATAATCCCAAAATAAAAAGAACTATCAATTTTCTATGCTCTAAGGCATATTTAATAATCTTCATATAAAAATTTTCCAATCTTTCGTAGGTATCCTTAAAGAATTTTTTAATTCCTCTTTCTTCCTTTTCTTCCCATCTAAAAAATTTACTTGTTAACAAGGGAATTAATGTCAAGGCAACAACCAAAGAGGATAATAAGGCAAAAGTAACGGTTAAAGAAAGTTCCTTAAAGAATACTGATAAAATGCCCGTAATAAATAACAAAGGTAAAAAGACACCAATTGTTGTCAAGGTAGAAGCGGTAACCGCTGTCCCAACCACCTCGGTTCCTTTTTGGGAAGCCATAATCGGTTCGTAACCAAGTTCGTGATGGCGATAAATACTTTCAAAAACGACAATGCTACAATCAACAAGCATTCCAACAGCAATTGCCAAGCCAGAGATAGATAAAATATTTATTGAAAAGCCAAAGAGATACATAAAGAATAAGGCAAAAAATAGAGAAAGGGGAATAGCAAAGGCAACATAAATTGTTGCCCTTAATCTTCTTAAAAAGAGAAAGAGAATAAAAACTGCCAAAACTGCTCCTAATAATAGATTGTTAACCAAATTATTTATTGACCTTTTTATCAACTCGGAAGTATCAAAGACAATTAAAAAATTTATATTTTCCGGCAGTTCTTTTTGAATTTTTCCTACCTCTTTTCTTAAATTATTAGCCACCGCTACCGTATTTGCCTGAGGCTTTTTCTGGACAGCAAAAAAGATACAATCTTTTCCTTTAAAACGAACATAATTCTCCTTCTCTTCTTTTTCCCAATTAATTTCACAAATATCTTTTAAAAATATTGGTTGATTATTCTTATAACCAATAATTAAATTTTCAATATCTCTTAAATCATTAAAACGACCAACTACCCTTAAAAGATATTTCTCATTTTGATAATTGAAATAACCAATTGGAAAATTAAGATTCTGTGCCTTTAAAGTCATTATTAAATTATCTAAAGTAATTCCCGTTTGATATAATGCCTTTGGATTGATAAATAATTTCACCTGTTCTTCCACACCACCTATTCTAATAACTGTTCCAACTCCGGAAACCCTTTGGAGACGAGCCTCTAAATCTTCCGCTATTCTTGTTAAAGTAGCCTCATCAACATCGCCAATTAGTGCCAAATTCATTACTGGTATCATTGAAGGGTCAAATTTTAAGATATAAGGTTTATTAACCTCTTTTGGTAATTGGGGTAAAATTAAATCTAATTTATCCCGAATGTCATTGGTTGCCGCATCTAAATCAATTCCCCAATCAAAGGTAACAGTAATCACTGAAAAATTCTCCATTGAGCGAGAAGCAATCTCTTTTACTCCGCTAACCGTACTAATCTGTTTCTCCAATTCTTTTGTTACCTCTTGCTCTACTTCTTCCGGACCAGCACCAGGATATAAAGTTGCCACAACCGCAACTGGTAGTTCTACCTTGGGAAATAAATCAATTGGCATCCTTAAAACACCGATTATTCCGAATAAAATAAAGGCAAGGGCAACCATAAAAGTTAATATTGGTCTTCTGATTGCTATCTCAGTTATTTTCATATTAACTCCTTATTTAATAATCTGAAATCTTACTTTACTTCCTTCCTTTACATATTCCTTACCCAAAGTTATTACTTTTTCTCCTTCTTTTACTCCTTCTAATATCTCAATTTTTTCATCACCAATCAAACCAACTTTTACATTTCTCTTTTCTACTGTTGAATCATCTTTTACTACATAAAGAGAAGAGTAATCGTTTAAGAAGAATGCGGTTGGTAAAACTGTCAAAACATCTTTTTTCTCATCAATTATTAAATAAACATCACAAGGCATACCCACTCTTAAATCTTTATTTTCCTTTAAATAGATTTCCACTTCTGCGCCTCTGGTCAATGGGTCAATCATCGGGCTAAATTTTTCTAAATAACCTTCATATCTTTTATTATCAAAAATAAGATAGCAAGCCATTCTCTTTTTTAAATAAGATAAATCCTTTTCTGAAACCTTTGCCTTTACCCTTAATTTTTTATCAGAAAATACCAGAGCAACTGGTGTTCCTACATTTACCATTTGAGCAATCTCAACATAGATTTTACCAACTTTTCCATTAATTGGTGAAAGGACTGGTCCTGGTTGATATTCGGCACCGGGGATATCGTTTAAAATATACATAATAGTATCATTAATTTTTACAACATCTCCCTCTTTTTTATTAATCTTTAAAACCTTGCCCATTATCTTGGAAACAACAATCACCTCTTCTTCGCCACAAATCCGACCGAAAAGTTTTACTGTTTTAATACAATTACCTTTTTCAACAATTTGAACACCGACCGTTGGTAATTCTTTCTCTTTAACTACCTTTTTCTGCCGACAAGAAAGAATATTTAAGAAAAGAAAGATAAATAAAACCTGCCAATTAATTAATCTCTTTACCGACCACATAATCCAACTCCTTTTTATTAATAATATTATCTATTAAACTTTTTAAATTTGTTAATTTTGCTTCCCTTAATTTCAATTCGGTATCAAGATATTCTAAATTGCTCACCTTACCCATTTTAAAGCCTTCTTCGGCTTCTTTTAACGCCTCTTGGGCAATCTTTACTTGATTAGAACTTATCCGAAAATTATCATAACTTGTGAGATATTTAAAATATATCTGCCTTACCTCATTTTTTATCAATTCTTTATTCCAATTATAATAAAAATCAACCTCTTTTAATTTATGTTCTAAGGATTTCACTTTTGTATAATCACTACCGCCAAGACTTAATGGCAAATTTATCGCCAAAGTAAAATTCCAACTTCCTTTCCATTTATCTTCAAAATAAGAATAGGGCTTTTTATAATCATAATTATAGGAACTGATAATATTAGGCAAGAACGAACTTCTTTGGACTTTAATAGAATTTTCAATAATCTTTTTGGTTAAAATAAGTGTTTTTAACTCCTTTCTCTCTTTTTCGGCAACCAAAATTAAACTATCCAGTTTTTTTTCTTCCTTTTCTAAAACCAATCTCTCTTTTTCCCATTCCTCAATAAAAGAATCAACTAATACAATTTCATCTTCTTCTTTTAAACCTAAAAATAATTTAAAATTACTAAGTAATAGACTTTCCTGCTGAGCAATTTGGGAAATATTCACTTCTAAACCTTCTAAAACCGATTGGGTTTTTAATAAATCCAACTTTGATAATAAACCATTCTGATAAAGAGTAGAACAGGCTTGAAAATGTCTCTTCAACTGTTCATAAGAAGCCAAAAGCAACTCTTTTTGCTTTCTCAAGAGAAATAAATTGTAGAACATATTAATAACCTGTTTTTTTATCGTATTTAAAGTTAATGAATAACTCTCCTTTTCAATAAGTTCGTTTAATTGGGCAATTTTATAACCTCTTAAAATCTTAAAGAAAGTAAAAATTGGTTGATTTAAACTTAACCGAAAGAGATAATTATTCTTACTACCAAAAGGAATTGATTCAATTTGGTAACCAGTAATCACCGGAATTGATTCGGTTAATCCGATAAAATTACCAAAGATATCATAAACCGGAAAGGGATATTTCCCAAAAATTGGTGTTCCAGAAACAAAATAAGGCACTTGGTCTAAACGGGTATAAGCAAAAGAGAGATTTGCCTGTGGGAAAAAGTTAGCCAAGGAAGTTAATTTATCAAAATATTTCTGCCGTAATTTTTCATTACTTGCTTTTAATAATAAACAATTCTCCACCGCCAAAGAACAGGCTTTTTCATAATTAATTACCAAGGTCTCACTGTAAATAATTGAGAACAAAATAAATATCAAAAACTTTCTCATTTCTCAACTCCTTTTAAAAATATTTCTTTAAGATTTTTTCCCTCTTCCTTAATATTAAAAGATGGAAAAAGTAAAGTTGT harbors:
- a CDS encoding TolC family protein, with product MRKFLIFILFSIIYSETLVINYEKACSLAVENCLLLKASNEKLRQKYFDKLTSLANFFPQANLSFAYTRLDQVPYFVSGTPIFGKYPFPVYDIFGNFIGLTESIPVITGYQIESIPFGSKNNYLFRLSLNQPIFTFFKILRGYKIAQLNELIEKESYSLTLNTIKKQVINMFYNLFLLRKQKELLLASYEQLKRHFQACSTLYQNGLLSKLDLLKTQSVLEGLEVNISQIAQQESLLLSNFKLFLGLKEEDEIVLVDSFIEEWEKERLVLEKEEKKLDSLILVAEKERKELKTLILTKKIIENSIKVQRSSFLPNIISSYNYDYKKPYSYFEDKWKGSWNFTLAINLPLSLGGSDYTKVKSLEHKLKEVDFYYNWNKELIKNEVRQIYFKYLTSYDNFRISSNQVKIAQEALKEAEEGFKMGKVSNLEYLDTELKLREAKLTNLKSLIDNIINKKELDYVVGKEIN
- a CDS encoding TldD/PmbA family protein, yielding MAKELVNLVLDYLKTLNVSYGDVRLVRIQEEVIRQENGKVNLIRQEEDLGIGIRVIKDGAWGFAATALLTKEEVMKTAKLACQIAESSAKLKKEDVRLSEITPVKDTYQTPIEIDPFSVSLEEKINLLMECDEIMKKVKGLRKREGELYFYKKYQIFASTEDSFIEQTIYHTGGYILAEAVKGTVTGSRSYPGMIGGHYKAKGYEFIKELKLKENCERVAEEAVALTKARECPNMETDIILDGTMVAIQVHETVGHPTELDRVLGTEVSLAGTSHLTIDKLNKFQFASEIVSITADATIPGGLGTFGYDDEGVKAQKVFLIKDGIFCGYLTSRETAVVLNQTSNGTMRADSWKSIPLIRMTNINLLPGTWELEDLFADTKEGVYFESAGSPSIDDKRLNYHISSEIGWIIKNGKKTEMIRRPSFSAISYELWRKCDAICNEKYWEVWGVPNCGKGDPTQVMHVGHGASPARFRKVKIGG
- a CDS encoding efflux RND transporter periplasmic adaptor subunit, with the translated sequence MWSVKRLINWQVLFIFLFLNILSCRQKKVVKEKELPTVGVQIVEKGNCIKTVKLFGRICGEEEVIVVSKIMGKVLKINKKEGDVVKINDTIMYILNDIPGAEYQPGPVLSPINGKVGKIYVEIAQMVNVGTPVALVFSDKKLRVKAKVSEKDLSYLKKRMACYLIFDNKRYEGYLEKFSPMIDPLTRGAEVEIYLKENKDLRVGMPCDVYLIIDEKKDVLTVLPTAFFLNDYSSLYVVKDDSTVEKRNVKVGLIGDEKIEILEGVKEGEKVITLGKEYVKEGSKVRFQIIK
- a CDS encoding DUF6512 family protein, with the protein product MNIFLKSIIYLVLFSFLHFIYDLTNLDFLKPISGINESVYQHLKMAFFAYFFVSIIEYLIIKKKIAKRDSFWYSRLLSTNIIPWLTFSVWYLVPATIGKLKSATIEIIWAILATYISGLFTILIERDTENLTFSIRFKIIILILFFVSLFLFVKFTYSLPWIDLFVNPETL
- a CDS encoding TldD/PmbA family protein; this translates as MLKKEQVNEIIKIAKKYLKGLEWEIGIDSTNTGTTRFANSIIHQNMGVHRPFMWVRIINKKRIGSSTTTDLSEEGIKNLIERAINLSKSKYAPKLETSLPKKTKIEKVSKKIVISPKEREEAVAKIVQVCKKNNLNAFGVIHTINSSLAIFNSNGVNNYALLNWTYTTITAMNESASGFSFAIEKDFHKIDFKELANIACEKALMAKNPKDIEPGKYTVFLEEPAVAEIISFLAWLEFGAKRFYEKTSLISKKIGKKITGKNVTIYDDWTNKLTLGIPFDFEGVKRNKVILIKNGIAKGVVTDSYFAKKLKMKNTGHSLMQPAPWGPFPLNLVFEKGDKKKEEMLKSIDKGIYVTRFWYTRVVDPDRTLITGMTRDGTYFIEKGKIAYPIKNMRFLINIYETLENVKMISKEQKYYGEELFGVVAPALVIENFNFQSKTEY
- a CDS encoding efflux RND transporter permease subunit: MKITEIAIRRPILTFMVALAFILFGIIGVLRMPIDLFPKVELPVAVVATLYPGAGPEEVEQEVTKELEKQISTVSGVKEIASRSMENFSVITVTFDWGIDLDAATNDIRDKLDLILPQLPKEVNKPYILKFDPSMIPVMNLALIGDVDEATLTRIAEDLEARLQRVSGVGTVIRIGGVEEQVKLFINPKALYQTGITLDNLIMTLKAQNLNFPIGYFNYQNEKYLLRVVGRFNDLRDIENLIIGYKNNQPIFLKDICEINWEKEEKENYVRFKGKDCIFFAVQKKPQANTVAVANNLRKEVGKIQKELPENINFLIVFDTSELIKRSINNLVNNLLLGAVLAVFILFLFLRRLRATIYVAFAIPLSLFFALFFMYLFGFSINILSISGLAIAVGMLVDCSIVVFESIYRHHELGYEPIMASQKGTEVVGTAVTASTLTTIGVFLPLLFITGILSVFFKELSLTVTFALLSSLVVALTLIPLLTSKFFRWEEKEERGIKKFFKDTYERLENFYMKIIKYALEHRKLIVLFILGLFILSLSLLAVIGFEFFPEQQIRRLEVNAEMPIGTNLYTADKAISELEKYIMEKYENDLDGIVTQIGGAASIYQTIAQDIKTSSGVITLVLKREKKGRIKELEEDIRKKAKEIPGLKVRVASTRGYVQFAGMGGSNLNIEIYGDDLENARELTKKIISAIETIPYLVDLKGSLEEAEPEIQFVVDRNKAILYGLTPYQIGYALRTKMVGEVATKYRTGGKEYEIILKLKREDIDDIRNIENIFVNSQFGQVLLKDIAEIRLAKAPGVIEHKNTQRVATITGNVVGQSLGRVAMKVKNIIDKLDKPIGFSIKITGAYEEMVKSYRDLFFAILIAIILVYMIMSAQFESFLYPFVIMFTVPLAIIGVIFILFITNTTFSLISGIGVLVLVGIVVNNGIVYVDYVNQLIRKEGMSLKEAVIKGCQVRLRPILMTALTTIFGLLPLALKLGEGSELWSPLGISVIGGLLFSTILTLIFIPVLYYIFSKKK